A stretch of the Pseudomonas helvetica genome encodes the following:
- a CDS encoding FxsA family protein: protein MRPFLLLFLLFPVLELFVFVKVSAAIGFFPALLLIILGSMFGVFVLRIAGLATALRARESLNRGELPAQTMLEGLMLALGGGLLILPGFVSSVIGLIMILPITRRLLANAMRKRAEEQAIRQRAFADDLQPRGGPAPRQPLGREPNVIEGEFEHRDSK, encoded by the coding sequence ATGCGCCCTTTTTTGTTGCTCTTTCTGCTGTTCCCGGTGTTGGAGCTGTTCGTATTCGTCAAGGTCAGCGCGGCCATCGGGTTTTTCCCGGCGCTGCTGCTGATCATTCTCGGCTCGATGTTCGGTGTGTTCGTGCTGCGCATCGCCGGCCTGGCTACCGCATTGCGTGCTCGTGAAAGCCTGAACCGCGGCGAGTTGCCAGCGCAGACCATGCTTGAAGGCCTGATGCTCGCCTTGGGCGGCGGTCTGTTGATCCTGCCAGGTTTCGTCAGCAGCGTGATCGGTCTGATCATGATCTTGCCGATCACCCGTCGGTTGCTGGCCAACGCGATGCGCAAGCGCGCCGAGGAGCAGGCAATTCGTCAGCGTGCCTTTGCCGATGATCTGCAACCGCGTGGCGGCCCGGCTCCGCGTCAACCGTTGGGCCGTGAACCGAACGTGATCGAGGGCGAGTTCGAGCACCGCGACTCCAAATAA
- a CDS encoding co-chaperone GroES: MKLRPLHDRVVIRRSEEEKKTAGGIVLPGSAAEKANSGEVLAVGTGRVLDNGEVRALAVKVGDKVVFGPYSGSNTVKVDGEDLLVMAENEILAVIEG, encoded by the coding sequence ATGAAGCTTCGTCCTCTGCATGACCGCGTCGTCATCCGTCGCAGCGAAGAAGAAAAGAAAACCGCTGGCGGTATCGTTCTGCCAGGTTCGGCTGCCGAAAAAGCCAACAGCGGTGAAGTCCTCGCTGTAGGTACCGGCCGCGTGCTGGACAACGGTGAAGTGCGTGCGCTGGCCGTGAAAGTGGGTGACAAGGTTGTGTTCGGCCCGTACTCCGGCAGCAACACTGTGAAAGTCGACGGTGAAGACCTGCTGGTAATGGCTGAGAACGAGATTCTCGCTGTTATCGAAGGCTGA
- a CDS encoding HugZ family protein, which yields MSVEAAKHARELLLKEYRGVLSTHSKAMPGFPFGSVVPYCLDEQGRPLILISRIAQHTHNLQKDPKCSLLVGEREAEDVQAVGRLTYLAEAEKIQDQAAIDAAAERYYRYFPDSQNYHKAHDFDFWVLKPIRHRYIGGFGAIHWVDQLTLANPFAGKAEASMIEHMNADHAKAIAHYVELAGLPKTAPAQLAGIDAEGMHLRIGQGLYWLPFPEVCNTPTQVREALVLLAHAEQWPKNATADA from the coding sequence TTGAGCGTTGAAGCTGCCAAGCATGCCCGAGAATTGTTGCTCAAGGAATACCGCGGAGTGCTCTCGACGCACTCCAAGGCAATGCCCGGTTTCCCGTTCGGCTCAGTGGTTCCTTATTGCCTGGACGAGCAGGGCCGGCCGCTGATCCTGATCAGCCGGATCGCCCAGCACACCCACAATCTGCAAAAAGACCCCAAATGTTCATTGCTGGTGGGTGAGCGGGAGGCTGAAGACGTACAGGCCGTTGGTCGCCTGACCTACCTGGCCGAAGCGGAAAAAATTCAGGATCAGGCCGCCATCGATGCCGCCGCCGAGCGTTATTACCGCTATTTCCCGGATTCGCAGAATTATCACAAGGCGCATGATTTCGACTTCTGGGTACTCAAACCGATACGGCATCGCTACATCGGCGGTTTCGGTGCGATTCACTGGGTCGACCAATTGACCCTGGCCAACCCATTCGCCGGCAAGGCCGAAGCGAGCATGATCGAACACATGAACGCCGACCACGCCAAGGCCATCGCCCATTACGTCGAGCTGGCCGGCCTGCCGAAAACCGCACCCGCTCAGTTGGCGGGCATCGACGCCGAAGGCATGCACCTGCGCATTGGCCAGGGGCTGTACTGGTTACCGTTCCCGGAAGTGTGTAATACGCCGACACAAGTACGCGAAGCCTTGGTTTTATTGGCTCACGCCGAGCAATGGCCGAAAAATGCGACAGCCGACGCTTGA
- the groL gene encoding chaperonin GroEL (60 kDa chaperone family; promotes refolding of misfolded polypeptides especially under stressful conditions; forms two stacked rings of heptamers to form a barrel-shaped 14mer; ends can be capped by GroES; misfolded proteins enter the barrel where they are refolded when GroES binds) — MAAKEVKFGDSARKKMLAGVNVLADAVKATLGPKGRNVIIEKSFGAPTITKDGVSVAKEIELKDRFENMGAQLVKDVASRANDDAGDGTTTATVLAQSIVNEGLKAVAAGMNPMDLKRGIDKATIAIVKELKALSKPCADTKAIAQVGTISANSDSSIGDIIAEAMEKVGKEGVITVEEGSGLENELSVVEGMQFDRGYLSPYFVNKPETMTAELDGPLILLVDKKISNIREMLPVLEAVAKAGRPLLIVAEDVEGEALATLVVNNMRGIVKVAAVKAPGFGDRRKAMLQDIAVLTGGTVISEEIGLSLESTTLEHLGNAKRVILSKENTTIIDGAGVEADIQARVVQIRQQVADTSSDYDREKLQERLAKLSGGVAVIKVGAGSEVEMKEKKARVEDALHATRAAVEEGVVPGGGVALVRALQAISELKGDNDDQNVGIQLLRRAVEAPLRQIVANSGDEPSVVVDKVKQGKGNYGYNAATGEYGDMIEMGILDPAKVTRSALQAASSIASLMITTEAMIAEIKEDAPAGGGMPDMGGMGGMGGMM; from the coding sequence ATGGCTGCTAAAGAAGTTAAATTCGGCGATTCCGCCCGTAAGAAAATGCTCGCCGGTGTCAACGTCCTGGCTGACGCAGTAAAAGCGACCCTGGGCCCTAAAGGCCGTAACGTGATCATCGAGAAGAGCTTCGGCGCTCCGACCATCACCAAGGACGGCGTTTCCGTAGCCAAAGAAATCGAACTCAAAGACCGTTTCGAAAACATGGGCGCGCAGCTGGTCAAAGACGTTGCCTCCCGTGCCAACGATGACGCAGGCGACGGCACCACCACCGCGACCGTTCTGGCTCAGTCGATCGTCAACGAAGGCCTGAAAGCCGTCGCTGCCGGCATGAACCCGATGGACCTGAAACGCGGTATCGACAAAGCGACCATCGCTATCGTCAAAGAGCTCAAAGCCCTGTCCAAGCCATGCGCTGACACCAAGGCAATCGCTCAGGTCGGCACCATCTCGGCCAACTCCGACAGCTCCATCGGCGACATCATTGCCGAAGCCATGGAAAAAGTCGGTAAAGAAGGCGTGATCACCGTTGAAGAAGGCTCGGGCCTGGAAAACGAACTGTCGGTTGTAGAAGGCATGCAGTTCGACCGTGGCTACCTGTCCCCGTACTTCGTCAACAAGCCAGAGACCATGACTGCCGAACTGGACGGTCCGCTGATCCTGCTGGTCGACAAAAAGATCTCGAACATCCGCGAAATGCTGCCAGTACTGGAAGCCGTTGCCAAAGCCGGCCGTCCTCTGCTGATCGTTGCCGAAGACGTTGAAGGCGAAGCCCTGGCGACTCTGGTTGTGAACAACATGCGCGGCATCGTTAAAGTGGCTGCCGTCAAAGCCCCAGGCTTCGGCGACCGTCGCAAGGCCATGCTGCAGGACATCGCTGTTCTGACTGGCGGTACCGTTATCTCCGAAGAGATCGGCCTGAGCCTGGAAAGCACTACCCTGGAACACCTGGGTAATGCCAAGCGCGTGATCCTGTCCAAAGAAAACACCACCATCATCGACGGTGCTGGCGTTGAGGCTGACATCCAGGCTCGCGTTGTGCAGATCCGTCAACAAGTGGCTGACACTTCGTCAGACTACGACCGTGAAAAACTGCAAGAGCGTCTGGCCAAGCTGTCCGGCGGCGTTGCAGTGATCAAGGTTGGCGCTGGTTCCGAAGTTGAAATGAAAGAGAAGAAAGCCCGCGTTGAAGACGCCCTGCACGCTACCCGTGCAGCCGTTGAAGAAGGCGTGGTACCTGGCGGTGGCGTGGCACTGGTTCGCGCTCTGCAAGCGATCTCCGAGCTGAAAGGCGACAACGATGACCAGAACGTCGGCATCCAGTTGCTGCGTCGCGCTGTTGAAGCGCCACTGCGCCAGATCGTTGCCAACTCCGGCGACGAGCCAAGCGTTGTAGTCGACAAGGTCAAGCAGGGCAAGGGTAACTACGGTTACAACGCTGCTACCGGCGAATACGGCGACATGATCGAAATGGGTATCCTGGACCCGGCTAAAGTGACTCGTTCGGCTCTGCAAGCGGCTTCGTCGATTGCCAGCCTGATGATCACCACCGAAGCCATGATCGCCGAGATCAAGGAAGACGCACCAGCTGGCGGCGGCATGCCAGACATGGGCGGTATGGGCGGCATGGGCGGCATGATGTAA